In Paenibacillus sonchi, a single genomic region encodes these proteins:
- the gyrA gene encoding DNA gyrase subunit A has product MSSLSEQFLPAFLEEVVGDRFGRYSKYIIQDRAIPDVRDGLKPVQRRILYAMYDSGNTPDKPYRKSAKTVGDVMGNYHPHGDSSIYEGMVRMAQPWKMGHVLIDGHGNWGSMDDDPAAAMRYTEARLSPIAMEMMRDIEKRTVLFKDNFDNTAKEPVVVPSRYPNLLVNGTSGISAGFATEIPPHNLREVIDACIAVMQKPDIALEDIMTFIKGPDFPTGGTIMGGEGIMDAYRTGKGRIYLRSKTEIENLRGGKQQIVITEVPFQIVKSRLVTSMENIRLEKKIEGIAEVRDESGRDGLRIVVELKKEADAQGILAYLLKKTDLQVTYNFNMVAIVNKSPQQLGLKAILEAYIAHQREVVTHRTQFDLEKAEDRAHVLEGLVKALNILDEVIAAIKASKNRQDAQNNLVWMFGFSERQADSILTLQLYRLTNLEIHSLQKELDEMNARIAVLKGILESDKKLIAVIRKELIEIRDKYGIDRRSLIQGEVEELKVSLEVLVNAEDVLVALSADGYIKRTGMLSFTRSGGERHASGVKEGDHIIRLMDLNTRDSLLVFTRKGQYFLLPVHQIPEFKWKEPGTAIVNVIGLAKGDGIASILPVGNMDDPGASLVFVTRKGQVKRTELKEYSTSRSGAVAACKVAEGDEVLTVALSSGDKEIVLVTREGMSIRFRENEVNPMGRVASGVRGIQLREGDEVVSCFWVNEDEGEILAVTEIGYAKRTLLLDYPAQSRGGKGMPTFEFKEGKRVRPNGSRISGAFYCREPLELVAITREGATHSFSSESAPLSERRSIGKQLVSVEKRTRL; this is encoded by the coding sequence ATGAGCAGTTTATCAGAACAGTTTTTGCCGGCTTTTCTGGAAGAGGTCGTCGGTGACCGCTTTGGCCGGTATTCCAAATATATTATTCAGGACCGGGCGATTCCGGATGTCCGCGACGGGCTGAAGCCCGTGCAGCGCCGGATTCTCTATGCGATGTACGATTCGGGCAATACCCCGGACAAACCATACCGCAAGTCCGCCAAGACGGTCGGGGATGTAATGGGGAATTATCACCCGCACGGAGACTCCTCCATCTATGAGGGTATGGTGCGGATGGCACAGCCCTGGAAGATGGGCCACGTGCTTATAGACGGTCACGGGAACTGGGGTTCCATGGATGATGACCCGGCAGCAGCGATGCGTTACACGGAAGCGCGGCTGTCCCCGATCGCGATGGAGATGATGCGCGATATCGAGAAGCGCACCGTACTGTTCAAGGACAACTTTGACAATACGGCCAAAGAGCCGGTGGTGGTTCCTTCACGGTACCCGAATCTGCTGGTCAACGGGACCAGCGGCATCTCGGCCGGGTTTGCGACGGAAATTCCTCCGCATAATCTGCGTGAGGTTATTGACGCATGTATCGCCGTCATGCAGAAGCCGGATATTGCGCTGGAGGACATCATGACCTTTATCAAAGGTCCGGATTTTCCGACAGGCGGAACCATTATGGGCGGCGAGGGCATCATGGATGCTTACCGCACCGGCAAAGGGCGCATCTACTTGCGCTCCAAAACGGAAATCGAGAATCTGCGCGGCGGGAAGCAGCAGATTGTGATTACCGAGGTGCCGTTCCAGATCGTGAAATCGCGGCTGGTCACCTCCATGGAGAATATCCGTCTGGAGAAAAAGATCGAAGGCATCGCTGAAGTCCGCGACGAGAGCGGACGCGATGGCCTCCGGATCGTAGTCGAGCTTAAAAAAGAGGCGGATGCCCAGGGCATCCTGGCTTACCTGCTCAAAAAAACCGACCTGCAGGTTACTTATAATTTCAACATGGTGGCAATCGTCAACAAATCCCCACAGCAGCTTGGCCTCAAGGCCATCCTGGAGGCTTACATAGCCCACCAACGCGAGGTGGTAACCCACCGCACCCAATTCGATCTGGAAAAAGCGGAGGACCGCGCCCACGTCCTGGAAGGGCTGGTCAAAGCGCTGAACATTCTGGATGAGGTCATCGCCGCCATCAAAGCGTCGAAGAACCGCCAGGATGCCCAGAACAATCTGGTCTGGATGTTCGGCTTCAGTGAACGCCAGGCGGATTCGATCCTCACCTTGCAGCTGTACAGATTAACCAATCTGGAAATTCATTCGCTCCAGAAGGAGCTGGACGAAATGAATGCCCGCATTGCCGTGCTGAAGGGAATTCTGGAGAGTGACAAGAAATTGATCGCCGTAATCCGGAAAGAGCTGATTGAAATCCGCGACAAATACGGCATCGACCGCCGCTCGCTCATCCAGGGCGAAGTGGAGGAGCTTAAAGTCAGCCTTGAAGTGCTCGTCAACGCCGAGGATGTTCTTGTAGCTCTTTCGGCGGACGGTTACATCAAACGGACCGGCATGCTGTCCTTTACCCGGTCAGGCGGTGAACGCCATGCCTCAGGTGTGAAGGAAGGCGACCATATCATCAGGCTGATGGACCTGAATACCCGGGACAGCCTGCTGGTGTTCACCCGCAAGGGCCAATATTTCCTGCTTCCGGTCCATCAGATACCGGAATTTAAATGGAAAGAGCCGGGTACGGCGATCGTCAACGTGATTGGCCTCGCCAAGGGGGACGGGATTGCCAGTATCCTGCCGGTGGGCAATATGGATGATCCTGGAGCCAGCCTGGTCTTCGTCACGCGCAAGGGTCAGGTGAAGCGTACAGAGCTCAAGGAATACTCTACCAGCCGCTCAGGGGCCGTTGCAGCCTGCAAGGTGGCTGAAGGGGATGAGGTCCTTACAGTGGCGCTCAGCAGCGGTGACAAGGAGATTGTGCTGGTGACCCGTGAAGGCATGAGCATCCGATTCCGTGAGAACGAAGTGAACCCTATGGGTCGTGTGGCCAGCGGGGTGAGGGGAATACAATTGCGTGAAGGAGACGAGGTGGTCTCCTGCTTCTGGGTCAATGAAGATGAAGGCGAAATTCTGGCTGTAACCGAAATCGGCTATGCCAAACGCACGCTCCTGCTGGATTATCCTGCACAGAGCCGGGGCGGCAAAGGCATGCCAACCTTCGAATTCAAGGAAGGCAAACGTGTCCGCCCGAACGGCAGCAGAATTTCCGGTGCCTTCTATTGCCGGGAACCGCTGGAACTGGTGGCGATTACCCGCGAGGGGGCAACGCATTCCTTCTCCTCCGAATCGGCGCCGCTCAGCGAACGCCGTTCGATAGGCAAGCAGCTTGTGTCCGTAGAGAAAAGGACGAGATTATAA
- a CDS encoding MarR family winged helix-turn-helix transcriptional regulator, with the protein MHSTEFSKIWHKLLKDYKLHMDSNLAPTLTDAQLTVLELLQERDAMKPSDLAPHLATSPAAVTMLLDRMEKHGLIVRERDAADRRIVWVSITETGKRETERGLQIRSDFFAEALDPISSHNQQLLLYLMGKMVVAPTPEGSTP; encoded by the coding sequence GTGCACTCCACTGAATTCAGTAAGATCTGGCATAAATTATTGAAGGATTACAAGTTACATATGGATAGCAACCTTGCCCCTACACTTACAGATGCCCAACTCACCGTACTGGAATTACTGCAGGAACGTGACGCGATGAAGCCTTCCGATCTGGCTCCGCATCTGGCGACCAGCCCGGCAGCGGTAACGATGCTGCTGGACCGGATGGAGAAGCATGGCCTGATTGTCCGGGAGCGTGATGCTGCCGACCGGCGGATTGTATGGGTAAGCATCACGGAAACGGGCAAGAGGGAGACTGAGCGCGGGCTTCAGATCCGCAGTGATTTTTTTGCCGAGGCACTGGACCCGATTTCCTCCCATAACCAGCAGCTCCTGCTCTATCTGATGGGAAAGATGGTCGTCGCTCCAACACCGGAGGGCTCAACCCCCTAA
- the parE gene encoding DNA topoisomerase IV subunit B has translation MLEQIDMFAKVSKNGGTAGTGYDADDIQVLEGLVAVRKRPGMYIGSTSSSGLHHLVWEIVDNAVDEHLAKFCSKIDITLRKDGSVTVLDNGRGIPTGMHKTGVPTPQVVFTILHAGGKFGGSGYKKSGGLHGVGASVTNALSEWLEVEIYRDGKIHRQRFEYWVDKSGKEHVGEPVTGLEILGNTNKTGSKITFKPDIRVFPNGIALNYDTLAERVQEIAFLNSGLRIILTDERSGRQDEYFYEGGASQFVQFLNEGKDVLHDVIHFSSEKDDIEVEVALQYNAGYTETLASFVNSIPTRSGGTHETGFKTAYTRVLNEYARRTQLLKEKDKNLEGNDLREGMMAVISVKMAEVEFVGQTKDQLGSASARSAVDYIVSENMARFLEENPQVAQSLLKKSIQASKAREAARKARDEIRSGKKRSESSNLGGKLSPAQSKDVTRTELFIVEGDSAGGSAKQGRDSKIQAILPLKGKPMNSEKAKLLDVLKNDEFKAIIATIGAGIGPDFAVEDSNYSKIIIMTDADTDGAHIQVLLLTFFYRYMKPLIDAGKVYIAQPPLYKLTRKSGKLETVRYAWSDEELANYLKEFGKNFELQRYKGLGEMNPEQLWETTMNPESRNLLQVQIEDAAKAERRVSTLMGDKVDPRKRWIVENVDFTEIEE, from the coding sequence ATGCTCGAACAGATCGATATGTTTGCAAAAGTCTCCAAGAACGGCGGCACAGCCGGAACTGGATACGATGCTGACGACATTCAGGTGCTCGAAGGTCTGGTTGCAGTACGCAAACGGCCCGGCATGTATATCGGCAGTACGAGTTCTTCGGGACTGCACCATCTGGTATGGGAAATCGTAGATAACGCCGTAGATGAGCATTTGGCTAAATTTTGCTCGAAGATTGATATTACACTCCGCAAGGATGGCTCGGTGACCGTGCTCGACAACGGACGCGGAATTCCAACAGGAATGCACAAGACCGGAGTGCCTACACCGCAGGTGGTGTTTACGATTCTGCACGCAGGCGGCAAATTCGGAGGCTCCGGCTATAAGAAATCCGGCGGTCTGCACGGCGTAGGGGCTTCGGTCACGAACGCCTTGTCCGAGTGGCTGGAAGTTGAAATATACCGGGACGGCAAAATCCACCGCCAGCGCTTTGAATATTGGGTTGACAAAAGCGGCAAGGAGCATGTCGGTGAGCCCGTAACGGGACTCGAAATTCTGGGGAATACGAATAAGACCGGATCGAAGATTACGTTCAAGCCGGATATCCGTGTCTTTCCAAACGGCATTGCCCTGAATTATGATACGCTGGCGGAACGGGTGCAGGAGATTGCATTTCTGAATTCCGGGCTGCGCATCATACTGACGGATGAGCGCAGCGGCCGCCAGGATGAATACTTTTATGAAGGCGGGGCCAGCCAGTTCGTGCAGTTCCTTAATGAGGGCAAGGACGTGCTGCATGATGTGATTCATTTCAGCTCCGAGAAGGATGATATTGAAGTTGAGGTTGCCCTGCAGTACAATGCCGGATATACCGAAACGCTGGCATCCTTCGTGAACTCAATTCCGACCCGCAGCGGCGGCACGCATGAGACGGGCTTCAAGACTGCCTATACCCGTGTGCTGAATGAATATGCCCGCCGGACCCAGCTGCTCAAGGAAAAGGACAAGAATCTGGAGGGCAATGATCTGCGCGAGGGCATGATGGCAGTCATCAGCGTCAAGATGGCCGAGGTGGAGTTCGTCGGACAGACCAAGGACCAGCTGGGCAGCGCCTCCGCGCGCAGTGCCGTGGATTATATCGTGTCCGAGAATATGGCCCGTTTTCTGGAAGAGAATCCGCAGGTGGCACAGAGCCTGCTGAAGAAGTCGATTCAGGCCTCGAAGGCGCGGGAAGCCGCGCGCAAGGCCCGCGATGAGATCCGCAGCGGCAAAAAGCGCAGCGAAAGCTCGAACCTTGGCGGCAAGCTGTCGCCTGCACAGTCCAAGGACGTGACACGCACAGAGCTGTTCATTGTCGAAGGCGATTCTGCCGGAGGCTCAGCCAAGCAGGGCCGGGATTCCAAGATTCAGGCCATCCTTCCTTTGAAGGGCAAGCCAATGAATTCGGAGAAGGCGAAGCTGCTGGATGTGCTCAAGAACGACGAATTCAAGGCGATTATTGCCACCATCGGTGCGGGGATCGGACCGGATTTTGCCGTAGAAGACAGCAATTATTCCAAGATCATCATCATGACCGATGCCGATACGGACGGGGCGCATATCCAGGTACTGCTGCTGACCTTTTTCTACCGTTATATGAAGCCGCTGATCGATGCCGGCAAAGTCTATATCGCCCAGCCGCCGCTCTATAAGCTGACGCGCAAATCAGGCAAGCTGGAGACGGTTCGCTACGCCTGGAGCGACGAGGAGCTGGCGAACTACCTGAAGGAATTCGGGAAAAATTTCGAGCTGCAGCGCTACAAGGGACTGGGTGAAATGAACCCGGAACAGCTGTGGGAGACCACGATGAATCCGGAATCGCGCAATCTGCTGCAGGTGCAGATCGAGGACGCCGCCAAGGCCGAACGCCGTGTATCTACGCTGATGGGCGACAAGGTGGACCCGCGTAAACGCTGGATTGTCGAGAATGTCGACTTTACGGAGATTGAGGAGTAG
- a CDS encoding ABC transporter ATP-binding protein: MTKDQSGGSGTVVLSVEGVRKKIGRKWIIDDVTFDVREGEVFGFLGPNGAGKTTTIRMLVDLIRPSEGEITVCGYNVNRQPEKALQYVGSIVENPEVYTYLTGWENLQHFARMQPGVDKARINEVVDIVRLDQRIHDKVSTYSLGMRQRLGIAQALLGRPRLLILDEPTNGLDPKGIKELREFIRQLAAEGLAVFVSSHLLSEIQLLCDRVAIISKGRVLAVGGVEDLVARNSPYVLWELEPLSRAKKILGSRPDISLMELDEVTLDDSIIAGMGANSLVTVMEEDLIPEIVAVLVTAEVEVRAVHKINPTLEQLFLKLTEGETID; the protein is encoded by the coding sequence ATGACAAAAGATCAAAGCGGCGGCTCCGGAACCGTAGTGCTGTCAGTAGAGGGTGTCCGCAAAAAGATAGGCCGCAAATGGATTATTGACGATGTAACCTTTGATGTGCGGGAGGGCGAAGTTTTTGGGTTTCTCGGCCCGAATGGAGCCGGTAAAACGACCACGATCCGCATGCTTGTGGATCTGATCCGTCCCAGCGAGGGGGAAATTACCGTATGCGGCTATAATGTGAACCGGCAGCCCGAAAAAGCGCTGCAATATGTCGGCTCCATTGTGGAGAACCCGGAGGTATACACCTACCTGACCGGGTGGGAGAACCTGCAGCATTTTGCCCGGATGCAGCCGGGAGTGGACAAGGCCCGCATTAATGAGGTCGTGGATATTGTCCGGCTGGATCAGCGGATTCACGATAAGGTGAGCACGTATTCGCTCGGTATGCGCCAGCGTCTGGGGATTGCCCAAGCTCTTCTCGGACGGCCCCGGCTGCTGATTCTGGATGAACCGACGAACGGACTTGACCCCAAAGGAATCAAGGAACTGCGGGAATTCATCCGCCAGCTTGCCGCTGAAGGGCTTGCCGTATTTGTCTCCAGCCATCTGCTGAGCGAAATTCAGCTGCTGTGTGACCGGGTGGCAATCATCAGCAAAGGACGGGTGCTGGCTGTAGGCGGGGTTGAGGATCTGGTCGCCCGTAATTCTCCTTATGTACTCTGGGAGCTGGAACCGCTAAGCAGGGCAAAGAAGATCCTCGGCAGCCGCCCGGATATTTCACTGATGGAGCTGGATGAGGTGACGCTGGACGATTCCATTATTGCCGGAATGGGGGCGAATTCACTGGTTACGGTGATGGAGGAGGATTTGATCCCAGAAATTGTAGCCGTTCTGGTTACAGCTGAGGTGGAAGTAAGAGCCGTGCATAAAATCAATCCCACACTGGAACAGCTATTCTTGAAGCTAACGGAAGGTGAAACTATTGACTAG
- a CDS encoding ABC transporter permease: protein MTSLIPLIRNECLKIIKKKRFYIILLILVVLVPMFTYAQMRIADRNKDKFNSDWRLEIQQQITDNQNSLGSDRIPEEWKSYRKIFVQQLQYYLDHDVNPNEPSGVTFTREFLDNSVSLFIPLLIMAVASDLVSGERTTGTIKMLLTRPVKRWKVLFSKMAALLMFVSLIVLAAFVISYLISGLAFGYKGFNVPVFTGFQLNGDTVDMSAVHAVPQWKYLLMQGGLIWFVSVVVALLAFMVSVLVRSTAASIVVMMAALIAGTILTNMASAWTTAKYLFMVNLGLTGYLAGSPAPIEGMTLSFSMGVLAVWGILSVIISFAVFTKRDILN, encoded by the coding sequence TTGACTAGCCTGATACCGCTCATCCGCAATGAGTGCCTGAAGATAATAAAAAAGAAGCGTTTCTACATCATTTTGCTCATTCTGGTTGTTCTCGTGCCTATGTTCACCTATGCACAGATGCGGATTGCCGACCGCAACAAGGATAAATTCAATTCGGACTGGAGGCTGGAGATCCAGCAGCAGATTACGGATAATCAGAATTCGCTGGGCAGCGACCGGATTCCGGAGGAATGGAAGTCGTACCGGAAAATATTTGTTCAGCAGCTGCAATATTATCTGGATCATGATGTGAACCCCAATGAGCCCAGCGGGGTAACCTTCACCCGGGAGTTCCTGGACAATTCGGTATCCCTGTTCATTCCGCTTCTGATTATGGCTGTGGCTTCCGATCTGGTCTCTGGGGAGCGGACCACCGGTACCATCAAAATGCTATTGACCCGCCCGGTGAAACGCTGGAAAGTGCTGTTCAGCAAAATGGCAGCGCTGTTGATGTTTGTTTCGCTCATTGTGCTCGCAGCCTTTGTGATCAGCTACCTTATCTCGGGTCTTGCTTTTGGCTATAAGGGATTTAACGTGCCTGTCTTTACGGGTTTTCAGCTGAATGGAGATACCGTAGACATGTCTGCCGTGCATGCGGTGCCGCAGTGGAAATATCTGCTGATGCAAGGCGGCCTGATTTGGTTCGTGAGCGTAGTTGTAGCGCTCCTGGCTTTTATGGTGTCCGTGCTTGTCCGCAGCACAGCCGCAAGTATTGTCGTAATGATGGCGGCGCTGATTGCCGGCACCATTCTGACCAATATGGCTTCGGCGTGGACGACAGCCAAATATTTATTTATGGTCAACCTGGGTCTGACCGGGTATTTGGCCGGGTCCCCCGCCCCGATTGAGGGGATGACGCTGTCTTTTTCCATGGGTGTGCTGGCCGTTTGGGGAATTCTTTCGGTGATCATTTCATTCGCCGTCTTTACGAAACGGGATATTTTGAATTAG